One Rhodoferax ferrireducens T118 DNA segment encodes these proteins:
- a CDS encoding replication-associated recombination protein A: protein MTPVAHSTANSHVPLAERLRPRTLLEVIGQQQLLGEGMALRIAFESGQPHSCILWGPPGTGKTTIARLMADAFDAQFITISAVLGGVKDIREAVEQAQVAQGQGRRTIVFVDEVHRFNKSQQDAFLAHVESGLFTFIGATTENPSFEVNSALLSRAAVYVLQPLAPQDLEQIIARALALQALPAIEKIASERLVGFADGDARRLLNTLEMLSVAATQERVSEITDPWLQKVLGERMRRYDKGGEQFYDTISALHKSVRGSNPDAALYWLVRMLDGGAEPRYLARRLIRMASEDIGLADPRALRLALDAADVYERLGSPEGELALAQCVVYLAVAPKSNAVYKAFNAAKAFVKQDGTRPVPMHLRNAPTRLMKELDYGKGYRYAHDEEGGFAAGERYLPDGMAPPGFYRPVERGLEIRIAEKLKQLRALDLQHQKK from the coding sequence TTGACGCCTGTCGCTCACAGCACGGCCAACTCGCATGTGCCCTTGGCCGAGCGCCTGCGCCCTCGTACGCTGCTTGAAGTCATTGGCCAACAGCAGCTGCTGGGCGAGGGCATGGCGCTGCGCATTGCGTTCGAGTCCGGCCAGCCGCACAGCTGCATTTTGTGGGGACCGCCGGGCACCGGCAAAACCACGATTGCACGCCTGATGGCGGACGCATTTGACGCCCAGTTCATCACCATCAGCGCCGTGCTCGGGGGTGTCAAGGACATTCGCGAGGCGGTCGAGCAGGCCCAGGTGGCGCAAGGGCAAGGTCGGCGCACGATTGTGTTCGTCGACGAGGTGCACCGCTTCAACAAAAGCCAGCAGGACGCGTTTCTGGCGCACGTGGAGAGCGGCTTGTTCACCTTCATCGGCGCCACCACCGAGAACCCCTCGTTTGAAGTCAACTCCGCCTTGCTGTCGCGCGCCGCGGTCTATGTGCTGCAACCCCTGGCGCCACAAGACCTTGAACAAATCATAGCCAGAGCCCTCGCCCTGCAAGCGCTGCCTGCTATAGAAAAAATAGCATCCGAGCGTCTCGTCGGCTTTGCTGACGGCGACGCCCGGCGCCTGCTTAACACGCTGGAGATGTTGTCTGTCGCCGCAACACAGGAACGTGTGAGCGAAATTACTGACCCGTGGTTGCAGAAGGTGCTGGGCGAGCGCATGCGCCGCTACGACAAAGGCGGCGAGCAGTTTTACGACACCATCAGCGCACTGCACAAATCGGTACGCGGCTCGAACCCGGATGCCGCGTTGTACTGGCTGGTGCGCATGCTCGATGGCGGCGCTGAGCCGCGTTACCTGGCGCGCCGTCTGATCCGCATGGCCAGTGAAGATATTGGCCTGGCCGACCCGCGAGCGTTGCGCCTGGCGCTGGATGCGGCCGATGTCTACGAGCGCCTGGGCAGCCCCGAGGGAGAGCTGGCGCTGGCCCAGTGCGTCGTCTATCTGGCGGTGGCCCCCAAATCGAATGCAGTTTACAAGGCCTTCAACGCGGCCAAGGCTTTTGTCAAGCAGGACGGTACGCGCCCCGTGCCGATGCACCTGCGCAATGCGCCGACCAGGCTGATGAAGGAGCTGGACTATGGCAAGGGCTACCGCTATGCGCATGACGAAGAGGGCGGTTTTGCCGCGGGCGAGCGCTACCTGCCGGACGGCATGGCGCCGCCGGGCTTTTACCGCCCGGTCGAGCGCGGACTGGAGATTCGAATTGCCGAAAAGCTCAAACAGCTGCGGGCATTGGACCTGCAGCACCAGAAAAAATGA
- a CDS encoding DNA translocase FtsK, which translates to MTYSLNTLNSPRSSVAPVASGWRRFADEMGLLLGLLLLLLWLVALLTYSAQDAAWSTSGSGAPVLNRAGRLGAWLADGSYYVFGFSVWWCVAAAVRTWLAGLARWLRGRDLLGGQAEPATSSNSLIARLASSRTAFWCALALLLCASASLEWSYLYSLEARLPGNGGGILGYLVGPWSVQWLGSVGSALVAIALGVLGTARVFHFSWGQVAERLGAWLYSQVEARREQREVAQDVAMGQQAARAREEVVIEERQDSTVQHPRPVLIEPVLVDVPKSARVVKERQKALFSELPDSKLPQVDLLDDALVRQETVAPETLEMTSRMIEKKLKDFGVEVRVVLAQPGPVITRYEIEPATGVKGSQIVGLAKDLARSLSLVSIRVVETIPGKNYMALELPNAKRQSIKLSEILGSQIYHEAKSMLTMGLGKDIVGNPVVVDLAKMPHVLVAGTTGSGKSVGINAMILSLLYKAEARDVRLLMIDPKMLEMSVYEGIPHLLAPVVTDMKQAAYGLTWCVGEMERRYKLLSKLGVRNLAGYNAKIDEAKARGEHIGNPFSLTPDAPEPLERLPHIVVVIDELADLMMVIGKKIEELIARLAQKARAAGIHLILATQRPSVDVITGLIKANIPTRISFKVSSKIDSRTILDQMGAEALLGLGDMLYMPGSGLPTRVHGAFVSDEEVHRVVSYLKSQGEPNYIEGVLEGGTDDSLGDLMGEGGNGGGEKDPMYDQAVEVVLKNRKASISLVQRHLKIGYNRAARLVEDMEHAGLVSSMSGSGQREILVPVRAD; encoded by the coding sequence ATGACTTATTCTCTAAATACCTTGAATTCTCCGCGCTCTTCGGTGGCGCCTGTTGCTTCCGGCTGGCGGCGTTTTGCCGATGAAATGGGCTTGCTGCTTGGTTTGCTCCTGTTGCTGCTTTGGCTGGTCGCGCTGTTGACCTATTCCGCGCAGGATGCGGCCTGGTCGACCTCGGGCAGTGGCGCACCGGTGCTGAACCGGGCCGGGCGCTTGGGGGCCTGGCTGGCCGATGGCAGCTATTACGTCTTTGGATTTTCAGTCTGGTGGTGTGTGGCGGCGGCGGTGCGCACCTGGCTCGCCGGGCTGGCCCGTTGGTTGCGCGGGCGTGATCTGCTTGGCGGCCAGGCTGAGCCGGCTACATCGTCAAACTCGCTGATCGCCCGGTTGGCGTCCAGTCGCACCGCCTTCTGGTGCGCGCTGGCACTGTTGCTGTGCGCCAGCGCCAGCCTGGAGTGGTCGTACCTGTACAGCCTGGAAGCTCGTCTGCCGGGGAATGGCGGTGGCATCCTGGGCTATCTTGTCGGACCGTGGAGTGTTCAGTGGCTGGGTTCTGTCGGCTCTGCCTTGGTGGCAATTGCTCTGGGTGTGCTGGGGACGGCGCGCGTGTTTCATTTTTCCTGGGGCCAGGTGGCGGAGCGTCTGGGTGCCTGGTTGTATTCTCAGGTTGAAGCACGGCGTGAGCAGCGCGAAGTGGCGCAGGATGTGGCCATGGGCCAACAGGCGGCCCGTGCGCGGGAAGAAGTGGTCATTGAGGAACGCCAGGACAGTACGGTTCAGCACCCGCGTCCGGTCCTGATTGAGCCGGTGCTGGTGGATGTGCCCAAAAGCGCGCGGGTTGTCAAAGAGCGGCAAAAAGCCTTGTTTTCCGAACTGCCTGACAGCAAGCTGCCACAGGTCGATTTGCTCGACGACGCGCTGGTGCGGCAAGAGACGGTCGCGCCCGAGACGCTGGAGATGACCAGCCGCATGATCGAGAAAAAGCTGAAGGATTTTGGCGTTGAGGTGCGGGTGGTGCTGGCCCAACCCGGCCCGGTCATCACGCGTTATGAGATCGAACCCGCCACCGGCGTCAAGGGCTCGCAGATTGTCGGGCTGGCCAAGGACCTGGCGCGCTCATTGAGCCTGGTGTCGATTCGCGTGGTGGAGACGATTCCGGGCAAAAACTACATGGCGCTGGAGTTGCCCAATGCCAAGCGCCAGTCGATCAAGCTGTCCGAGATTTTGGGCTCGCAAATCTACCATGAGGCCAAGTCCATGCTCACCATGGGTCTGGGCAAGGACATTGTTGGCAACCCGGTGGTGGTGGACCTGGCCAAGATGCCGCACGTGCTGGTGGCGGGCACCACGGGCTCGGGCAAATCGGTGGGCATCAACGCCATGATTTTGAGCCTGCTGTACAAGGCCGAGGCGCGCGACGTGCGGCTGCTGATGATTGACCCCAAGATGCTGGAAATGTCGGTGTACGAGGGCATTCCGCATTTGCTGGCGCCGGTGGTGACCGACATGAAACAGGCGGCCTACGGCCTGACCTGGTGCGTGGGCGAGATGGAGCGCCGCTACAAGCTGCTGAGCAAATTGGGGGTGCGCAATCTGGCCGGTTACAACGCCAAGATTGACGAGGCCAAGGCGCGCGGCGAGCACATCGGCAACCCGTTCAGCCTGACGCCGGACGCGCCCGAGCCGCTGGAGCGCCTGCCGCACATCGTGGTGGTCATCGATGAGCTGGCCGATTTGATGATGGTGATCGGCAAGAAGATTGAAGAGCTGATTGCCCGCCTGGCGCAGAAAGCGCGCGCCGCGGGCATCCACCTGATTCTGGCCACGCAACGCCCGAGCGTGGATGTGATCACCGGCCTGATCAAGGCCAATATTCCGACCCGTATTTCATTCAAGGTCAGCAGCAAGATCGACAGCCGAACCATCCTGGACCAGATGGGCGCCGAAGCCCTGCTGGGCTTGGGCGACATGCTGTACATGCCCGGCAGCGGCCTGCCGACACGCGTGCATGGTGCCTTTGTCAGCGACGAAGAGGTGCACCGGGTGGTGAGCTACCTCAAGTCGCAGGGCGAGCCGAACTACATTGAAGGCGTGCTCGAAGGCGGCACCGATGACAGTCTGGGTGACCTGATGGGCGAGGGCGGCAACGGCGGCGGCGAAAAAGACCCGATGTATGACCAGGCGGTCGAGGTCGTCTTGAAGAACCGCAAGGCCAGCATTTCGCTGGTGCAGCGCCATCTCAAGATCGGCTACAACCGCGCGGCCCGGCTGGTGGAAGACATGGAGCATGCCGGCCTGGTCAGTTCCATGAGCGGCAGCGGTCAGCGCGAAATTCTGGTGCCGGTACGAGCGGATTGA
- the rpmB gene encoding 50S ribosomal protein L28, whose product MARVCEVTGKGPMVGNKVSHANNRTKRRFLPNLQYRRFWVETENRWIRLRISNAGLRLIDKNGIDVVLADLRARGQA is encoded by the coding sequence ATGGCACGCGTATGTGAAGTCACGGGCAAAGGCCCGATGGTGGGAAACAAGGTTTCTCACGCCAACAACAGAACCAAGCGCCGGTTCCTGCCGAACCTGCAATACCGCCGTTTCTGGGTCGAGACCGAAAACCGCTGGATTCGTCTGCGAATCTCCAATGCAGGTCTTCGTTTGATCGACAAAAACGGTATTGATGTTGTGCTCGCAGATCTGCGCGCACGTGGTCAGGCATAA
- the rpmG gene encoding 50S ribosomal protein L33 yields the protein MATKGGREKIKLESTAGTGHFYTTSKNKKTMPEKMLIKKFDPKARKHVDYKEMKLK from the coding sequence ATGGCAACCAAAGGCGGACGCGAAAAAATCAAGCTGGAATCTACAGCTGGCACCGGTCACTTCTACACCACCAGCAAAAACAAGAAAACCATGCCCGAGAAAATGCTGATCAAGAAATTTGATCCGAAAGCTCGCAAGCACGTGGACTACAAGGAAATGAAGCTGAAGTAA
- a CDS encoding branched-chain amino acid ABC transporter permease — MDTFIQQIINGLVLGSMYALVALGYTMVYGIIGLINFAHGEVLMVGALTSWTIIGWMQEAMPGTPGWLILLISLIIACVVSATLNFVIEKVAYRPLRDSPRLAPLITAIGMSLLLQTLAMIIWKPNYKPYPTLLPRTPFEIGGAVITPTQVLILGMTVVSLAVLMWLVNYTKLGRAMRATAENPRVAALMGVKPDLVISATFVIGAVLAAIAGVMWAANYGTVQHTMGFLPGLKAFTAAVFGGIGNLGGAVLGGILLGLIESLGAGYIGTVTGGVLGSHYSDIFAFIVLIFVLTLRPSGLLGERVADRA, encoded by the coding sequence ATGGATACCTTCATACAGCAGATCATCAATGGTCTGGTGTTGGGCAGCATGTATGCCTTGGTGGCGCTGGGCTACACCATGGTCTACGGCATCATCGGCCTGATCAACTTTGCGCACGGCGAGGTACTGATGGTTGGCGCCCTCACCAGTTGGACCATCATTGGCTGGATGCAGGAGGCCATGCCCGGCACGCCGGGATGGTTGATTCTGCTGATCTCCCTGATCATTGCCTGTGTGGTGTCGGCGACGCTCAATTTTGTGATTGAAAAGGTGGCGTATCGGCCACTTCGGGACAGCCCCCGGCTGGCGCCCCTGATCACGGCCATCGGCATGTCGCTGTTGCTGCAGACCTTGGCCATGATCATCTGGAAGCCCAATTACAAACCCTACCCGACCTTGTTGCCGCGTACACCGTTCGAGATCGGCGGCGCGGTGATTACGCCGACCCAGGTGCTGATTCTGGGCATGACGGTGGTGTCGCTGGCCGTGCTCATGTGGCTGGTCAACTACACCAAATTAGGTCGCGCCATGCGGGCCACGGCCGAGAATCCACGCGTGGCGGCGCTAATGGGCGTCAAACCCGACCTCGTGATTTCTGCCACCTTCGTGATTGGTGCGGTGCTGGCGGCCATTGCCGGCGTGATGTGGGCTGCGAACTACGGCACGGTGCAGCACACCATGGGCTTTTTGCCGGGTCTGAAAGCCTTCACAGCAGCCGTGTTTGGCGGTATTGGTAATTTGGGCGGCGCTGTGCTGGGTGGCATCTTGCTGGGTCTGATCGAATCCCTGGGTGCCGGCTACATTGGCACGGTGACGGGTGGCGTGCTGGGCAGCCACTATTCCGATATTTTTGCCTTCATTGTGCTGATCTTTGTGCTGACCTTGCGACCCTCGGGCTTGCTCGGTGAGCGCGTGGCAGATCGTGCCTGA
- the trxB gene encoding thioredoxin-disulfide reductase, translating into MSTTTHAKVLILGSGPAGYTAAIYAARANLKPLLITGIAQGGQLMTTTEVDNWPADVDGVQGPDLMQRFLAHAERFKTEIVFDHINTVDFSKRPFTLKGDSGEYTCDALVLATGASAQYLGLASETAFMGRGVSGCATCDGFFYRDQDVCVVGGGNTAVEEALYLSNIASKVYLIHRRDKFRAEPILIDKLMEKVGSGKIVLKTSNTLDEVLGDASGVTGVRLKNASTGSTEELRLQGCFIAIGHTPNTEIFKGQLDMEGGYIITQGGNKGFATQTSVPGIFAAGDVQDHVYRQAITSAGTGCMAALDAQRFLEQE; encoded by the coding sequence ATGTCAACAACAACCCATGCCAAAGTTCTGATCCTGGGCTCCGGCCCCGCAGGCTACACCGCCGCCATCTATGCAGCCCGCGCCAACCTGAAACCCCTGCTGATCACCGGCATTGCCCAGGGCGGCCAGTTAATGACCACCACCGAGGTCGACAACTGGCCCGCCGACGTCGACGGAGTGCAGGGGCCCGACCTGATGCAGCGCTTTCTGGCGCATGCCGAGCGCTTCAAGACCGAGATTGTGTTTGACCACATCAACACGGTTGATTTCTCAAAGCGCCCCTTCACCCTGAAAGGCGACAGTGGCGAGTACACCTGTGACGCGCTGGTCCTGGCCACCGGCGCCTCCGCCCAATACCTGGGATTGGCGTCCGAGACCGCGTTCATGGGACGCGGCGTGTCCGGTTGCGCCACCTGCGACGGTTTTTTCTACCGCGACCAGGACGTTTGCGTGGTGGGCGGCGGCAACACCGCGGTTGAAGAGGCCCTTTACCTGTCCAATATTGCCAGCAAGGTGTATTTGATCCACCGCCGTGACAAGTTCCGCGCCGAGCCGATCCTGATCGACAAGCTGATGGAAAAGGTTGGGAGCGGCAAGATTGTCCTCAAGACCTCCAACACCCTCGATGAAGTGCTGGGCGATGCCAGCGGCGTGACCGGCGTGCGGCTGAAGAACGCCAGCACCGGCAGCACCGAAGAGCTGCGTCTGCAGGGCTGCTTTATTGCCATTGGCCACACGCCCAACACCGAGATTTTCAAAGGCCAACTCGACATGGAGGGTGGCTACATCATCACCCAGGGAGGCAACAAGGGTTTTGCCACCCAGACCAGCGTGCCCGGCATTTTTGCCGCGGGCGACGTCCAGGACCACGTGTATCGGCAGGCGATCACCAGCGCCGGCACCGGTTGCATGGCGGCGCTGGATGCGCAGCGTTTTCTGGAACAGGAATAG
- a CDS encoding MotA/TolQ/ExbB proton channel family protein, with the protein MIASGACTLGLVLTLVPGVVQARSTVAATASSAAPAALPAITDVKPVDPSAAAARKAPDAVDNPYGFEALWKTSDAVARTVLLLLLIMSVGSWYIMIVKVLEQAKMGRQAKAAARDFWSADTVQQGAAALEANSPFRFMAEAATTAVKKHEGLMGHIPLNDWIAMRIQRAVDRIQSNTQGGLAFLATVGSISPFVGLFGTVWGIYHALTAIGISGQASIDKVAGPVGEALLMTAIGLAVAVPAVLAYNWLVRRNKAVMDEVRAFSSDLHAVVLGSVAKT; encoded by the coding sequence ATGATCGCCTCCGGCGCCTGCACGCTGGGACTGGTTTTAACGCTGGTGCCGGGCGTGGTGCAGGCCCGATCGACAGTCGCTGCGACTGCTTCCAGCGCTGCTCCTGCTGCCCTGCCCGCCATCACCGACGTGAAGCCGGTCGATCCGTCCGCTGCTGCCGCCAGGAAAGCCCCGGATGCAGTTGACAACCCCTACGGTTTTGAAGCGCTCTGGAAAACGTCTGATGCAGTCGCCAGGACCGTTCTGCTGCTGCTGCTCATCATGAGCGTTGGCAGCTGGTACATCATGATCGTCAAGGTTCTGGAGCAAGCCAAGATGGGGCGCCAGGCCAAAGCGGCGGCCCGGGATTTTTGGTCCGCCGATACCGTCCAGCAGGGCGCTGCCGCACTGGAGGCCAACAGCCCCTTTCGATTCATGGCTGAAGCGGCGACCACTGCGGTCAAAAAACATGAAGGCCTGATGGGCCACATTCCACTCAACGACTGGATCGCCATGCGCATCCAGCGTGCGGTCGATCGCATTCAAAGCAATACGCAGGGCGGCCTGGCGTTTCTTGCCACCGTTGGCTCGATTTCTCCTTTTGTCGGCCTGTTCGGCACGGTCTGGGGCATCTACCATGCACTCACCGCCATTGGCATCTCCGGCCAGGCTTCCATCGACAAGGTGGCAGGCCCGGTCGGTGAGGCGCTGCTCATGACCGCGATTGGGCTGGCGGTGGCGGTGCCCGCGGTGCTGGCCTACAACTGGCTGGTGCGGCGCAACAAGGCCGTGATGGACGAGGTGCGCGCCTTCAGCAGCGACCTGCACGCGGTGGTGCTGGGTTCGGTGGCAAAGACCTGA
- a CDS encoding carboxypeptidase M32, with protein MIHPLIQNLTATFTRLYRYSHLAAIAGWDQSAMMPPKGNEARAAALAELQVLMHQTLTSEALAGLFQAASGEALDDAEQASVREMRRQWQQAKLLPERWVEAQSLAASRCEHAWRTQRQQNDWTGFLGNFRAVVALAREEAKRLVDAKGGSCYDALMDKYEPGMRSNDMDRIFGDVKSWLPELIGKTLDKQSLETVIKPQGLFPVDQQRSLGIEIMSLLGFDFEAGRLDVSTHPFCGGVAEDVRITTRYSEDDFMRSLMGTVHETGHARYEQNLPRERVHLPVGQARSMGIHESQSLSFEMQLGRSPQFLALIAPLLQKHLGRQAAFEAGNLAALFTRVQPGLIRVDADELTYPAHVILRYEIERALIECEIEAEDIPALWDEKMMSYLGVDTRGNFQDGCMQDIHWPGGSFGYFPSYALGSMYAAQFFATIRSGQPDLDAQVLAGNLSPVFNWLEKHIWREASRWPTDELVKRATGETLNPAHFRRYLEQRYLAA; from the coding sequence ATGATCCATCCCCTGATCCAAAACCTGACCGCCACTTTTACCCGTCTTTACCGCTATTCGCATCTGGCGGCGATCGCTGGCTGGGATCAGTCGGCCATGATGCCGCCCAAAGGCAATGAGGCACGCGCCGCGGCGCTGGCAGAACTTCAGGTGTTGATGCACCAGACCCTGACCAGCGAAGCGCTGGCCGGTCTGTTTCAGGCTGCCAGTGGCGAAGCGCTGGATGACGCCGAACAAGCGTCGGTGCGGGAAATGCGCCGCCAGTGGCAACAAGCCAAGCTGCTGCCCGAACGTTGGGTGGAGGCGCAAAGTCTGGCCGCGTCGCGTTGTGAGCACGCCTGGCGCACGCAACGCCAGCAAAACGACTGGACCGGCTTCCTGGGCAATTTCCGCGCAGTCGTGGCGCTGGCGCGCGAAGAAGCCAAGCGGCTGGTGGACGCCAAGGGCGGCAGTTGTTATGACGCCTTGATGGACAAATATGAACCCGGCATGCGCTCCAATGACATGGACCGCATTTTTGGCGACGTTAAAAGCTGGTTGCCGGAACTGATCGGGAAGACCCTGGACAAACAGTCGCTTGAAACCGTGATCAAGCCGCAAGGGCTGTTTCCGGTGGATCAGCAGCGCTCGCTCGGTATTGAGATCATGAGCCTATTGGGATTCGACTTCGAGGCCGGCCGGCTGGACGTTTCCACCCACCCGTTTTGCGGCGGCGTGGCCGAAGATGTGCGCATCACCACGCGCTACAGCGAAGATGATTTCATGCGCAGCCTGATGGGTACCGTCCACGAGACGGGACACGCCCGCTACGAACAAAATCTGCCTCGCGAGCGGGTTCATTTGCCGGTGGGGCAAGCCCGTTCCATGGGCATTCACGAGAGCCAAAGCCTGTCGTTTGAAATGCAGTTGGGCCGCAGCCCGCAATTTCTGGCCTTGATTGCGCCGCTGCTGCAAAAACACCTGGGCCGGCAAGCGGCGTTCGAGGCCGGCAATCTGGCCGCGCTGTTCACTCGTGTCCAGCCCGGCTTGATTCGGGTCGATGCGGATGAGTTGACTTATCCGGCCCATGTCATCTTGCGTTACGAAATTGAGCGCGCACTGATAGAGTGCGAGATTGAAGCCGAGGACATCCCGGCGCTGTGGGATGAAAAGATGATGTCTTATCTGGGCGTTGATACCCGCGGCAATTTTCAGGATGGCTGCATGCAGGACATCCATTGGCCGGGCGGCAGCTTTGGTTATTTCCCGAGCTACGCGCTGGGGTCGATGTACGCCGCGCAGTTTTTTGCGACGATTCGCAGCGGGCAGCCTGATCTGGATGCCCAGGTGCTGGCGGGCAATCTGTCACCTGTTTTCAACTGGCTTGAAAAGCATATCTGGCGCGAGGCGAGTCGCTGGCCAACCGATGAGTTGGTCAAGCGTGCGACTGGTGAAACACTCAATCCTGCCCATTTCCGCAGGTACCTGGAACAACGCTATCTGGCGGCCTGA
- a CDS encoding cell envelope biogenesis protein TonB — MDDRFEPKDPSRRVKAVLIVIVLHVLLAYVLVSGLARQGLSAINKPLEAVVIQEVIIPPSPSTPPPPPMPAPKETRKPQEVLKREAPPPPSMPPPDAAPEASSTAPVVASVASAPTAPAAVSALPPAPSPVGPPGPKRTSIGLACPTQVPPEMPRKALQEGIEGVVKAQIHVKDGTILDVTILSGPRVFHAAVKAAMLQYRCVTDGGEVTATQEFTFRLE; from the coding sequence ATGGATGATCGGTTTGAGCCCAAGGATCCGTCCCGACGCGTCAAGGCGGTGTTGATTGTGATTGTGTTGCACGTGTTGCTGGCTTACGTATTGGTGTCGGGCCTGGCGCGCCAGGGGCTGAGCGCCATCAACAAACCGCTTGAAGCGGTGGTGATTCAGGAAGTCATCATTCCGCCCTCACCCTCAACGCCGCCACCGCCACCAATGCCGGCGCCGAAAGAAACAAGAAAACCACAGGAGGTGCTCAAGCGCGAAGCGCCTCCGCCACCCTCTATGCCGCCACCGGATGCAGCGCCCGAGGCATCAAGTACGGCGCCCGTCGTGGCGTCGGTCGCGTCTGCGCCCACAGCACCGGCAGCGGTCTCAGCGTTGCCGCCGGCGCCATCCCCAGTGGGGCCACCCGGCCCGAAGCGCACCAGCATTGGCCTGGCTTGTCCGACGCAGGTGCCGCCAGAGATGCCGCGCAAGGCACTACAAGAGGGCATTGAGGGCGTGGTCAAAGCGCAAATTCATGTCAAGGACGGCACCATTTTGGACGTCACGATTTTGTCCGGCCCGCGTGTGTTCCATGCCGCCGTCAAAGCCGCCATGTTGCAGTACAGATGTGTCACTGATGGGGGCGAGGTCACGGCCACGCAGGAGTTCACCTTCAGGTTGGAGTAG
- the lolA gene encoding outer membrane lipoprotein chaperone LolA, with translation MKYFATICIAAYAGLAGAGGLKSLEVFVKTVNTGRADFTQVVTAPAKAGQAPRVKTSSGTFEFSRPNRFKFVYKKPFEQNIVADGQTLWLYDVDLNQVTARQQSKVLGSTPAALIAAAPDLRALQADFTLADAPDKDGLQWAAATPKSKDGQLQSVRVGFRAGEQAAELAALEILDSFGQRSVLSFSRFEVNPALPGNSFQFKPPAGADVIRQ, from the coding sequence ATGAAATATTTTGCTACTATTTGTATAGCTGCTTACGCAGGATTGGCGGGGGCTGGAGGCCTGAAAAGTCTTGAGGTGTTTGTGAAAACCGTGAACACCGGCCGGGCCGATTTCACCCAGGTGGTGACTGCGCCGGCCAAAGCGGGCCAAGCGCCGCGCGTTAAAACGTCCAGCGGCACTTTCGAATTTTCCCGACCCAACCGTTTCAAGTTCGTTTACAAAAAGCCGTTTGAGCAAAACATTGTTGCTGACGGCCAGACGCTGTGGCTGTATGACGTGGACCTGAACCAGGTGACAGCGCGCCAGCAGTCGAAGGTGCTGGGCTCCACGCCTGCTGCGCTGATTGCCGCTGCGCCTGATTTGCGTGCTTTGCAGGCTGATTTCACGCTGGCCGATGCGCCTGACAAAGACGGCTTGCAGTGGGCGGCTGCGACGCCGAAATCCAAAGACGGCCAGTTGCAGTCCGTGCGCGTCGGCTTTCGCGCGGGGGAGCAGGCGGCCGAACTCGCTGCGCTGGAAATCCTCGACAGCTTTGGCCAGCGCTCGGTGTTGAGCTTCAGTCGGTTTGAAGTCAATCCTGCTTTGCCGGGGAACAGCTTTCAGTTCAAACCCCCGGCCGGGGCAGACGTGATCCGGCAGTGA
- a CDS encoding ABC transporter permease subunit, translating to MKQQQKIVVFLLAAVGLLILPLILQSFGNAWVRIADMALLYVLLALGLNIVVGYAGLLDLGYVAFFAIGAYMYGLLASPHLTETFAWIGAMFPDGLHAPIWVVIPAAAGLAGFFGLLLGAPTLRLRGDYLAIVTLGFGEIIRVFLNNLDHPVNITNGPKGMSQIDSLSFFGLNLGRTLDIGGYELNSVSLYYYLFLALVLFSVLISHRLQLSRVGRAWMAIREDEIAAKAMGINTRNLKLLAFGMGATFGGVSGTMFASFQGFISPESFSLMESVMIVAMVVLGGIGHLPGVILGAVLLSALPEVLRYVAGPLQAMTGGRLDSSILRQLLIALAMISVMLVRPRGLWPSPEHGKSLQQKGEGA from the coding sequence ATGAAACAACAACAGAAAATCGTTGTCTTCCTGTTGGCAGCCGTCGGCCTGCTGATATTGCCGCTGATTCTGCAGAGCTTTGGCAATGCCTGGGTGCGCATTGCCGACATGGCACTGCTCTATGTGTTGCTGGCCCTGGGGCTCAACATTGTGGTCGGCTATGCCGGATTGCTGGATCTGGGTTACGTCGCCTTTTTTGCCATTGGCGCCTATATGTATGGCTTGCTGGCGTCGCCCCACCTGACCGAGACTTTTGCCTGGATTGGCGCGATGTTTCCGGATGGTTTGCATGCGCCGATATGGGTTGTGATTCCAGCGGCGGCCGGTCTGGCGGGTTTTTTTGGCTTGCTGTTGGGTGCACCCACGCTGCGCCTGCGCGGCGACTACCTGGCCATTGTTACCTTGGGGTTTGGCGAGATCATCCGGGTGTTCCTGAACAACCTGGATCATCCGGTCAACATTACCAATGGCCCCAAGGGCATGAGCCAGATTGATTCCCTGAGTTTCTTTGGGCTCAACCTGGGGCGAACGCTCGACATCGGCGGCTATGAGTTGAATTCTGTGTCCCTTTACTACTACCTGTTCCTGGCGCTGGTGTTGTTCAGCGTGCTGATCTCGCATCGGTTGCAGCTCTCGCGCGTGGGGCGGGCCTGGATGGCCATTCGTGAAGATGAAATAGCCGCCAAGGCCATGGGCATCAATACCCGCAACCTGAAATTGCTGGCTTTCGGCATGGGCGCCACCTTTGGCGGCGTCTCAGGCACCATGTTTGCTTCTTTCCAGGGCTTTATTTCGCCTGAGTCTTTCAGTCTCATGGAGTCGGTCATGATTGTGGCCATGGTGGTGCTGGGCGGCATCGGGCATTTGCCAGGTGTCATTTTGGGCGCAGTGCTGCTCTCCGCTCTGCCGGAGGTGTTGCGCTACGTCGCCGGGCCCTTGCAGGCCATGACCGGTGGCCGGCTGGATTCGTCGATTCTGCGCCAGCTCCTGATTGCCCTGGCCATGATCAGCGTCATGCTGGTGCGACCGCGCGGCTTGTGGCCGTCACCCGAGCACGGCAAATCCTTGCAGCAGAAGGGAGAAGGCGCATGA